ATGTTGGACCTGATCTTGACCACTTTTCGGGGATTGTTCCTTGCGGAATAAACCAAGATGGCGTTACGAGTCTAACTGATCTTGGCGTTCCTGCAAGTATGCAGGAATTCGACATGGCTTTAAAAACAAATTTTGAACTGATTTTTGGTCCCACACTGACAGTTAATTGTCAATTTTCAGATGATTCAGGTATCCTTTAAGGGATTGGAGAGCCTTATATCTTATCTTATTCTGATTTCGATGGCAAGTTATCAGTCAAGTCATGATTTCCTGTTGATTTCTCATTTTCAGCTGGCCTTAAATCAAGAATCATCTTCTTAAGAATCTCAAGTTCTTTTTTAAGAGTGTCATTTTCCATTCGGGTTCGGGAGGCTATATCCCTGACGACTTCAAATTCATCTCGTGAAACTAAATCCATTCGCGTAATAAACTTCTCAAACTGACTATATAGAATTTTATCTACTTCCCCCTTCGCATCTTGAGTGATACTAGTACAATCAGTTATGAACTTAGCCAGTTGATCGAATAGACGATCAGATGATTTTTGCATAAAGCGTAGCCTTTGAGGACAAGGTTAATATTAATTATTACCGTTTCGATAATAATTAATAATCATTTAATGGGATAATAACAACTGGTTTCTAACTTCTAAAGCCATTACTGATGAAGGATAGCTTTGTAAGTTGATCTTAATAATCACTTTAGAATAGACTGCATATCCTTAAAATTCTTAGAGGATACCATTGATTCCCTCAAAGGAATATTCTTTAAGACTAAAGAACTCATTCCATTCTAGAAAAGAAATCTGGTTCTTTTTTTAAACCCTGGCAAAGGATTCATTGAGCAATTAAACGCATCCCTTTGGCTTACAATTCCCATACTTTTTTTATAGAGTCTTGCT
Above is a genomic segment from Candidatus Endowatersipora endosymbiont of Watersipora subatra containing:
- a CDS encoding accessory factor UbiK family protein, yielding MQKSSDRLFDQLAKFITDCTSITQDAKGEVDKILYSQFEKFITRMDLVSRDEFEVVRDIASRTRMENDTLKKELEILKKMILDLRPAENEKSTGNHDLTDNLPSKSE